The proteins below come from a single Crossiella sp. CA-258035 genomic window:
- a CDS encoding zinc-dependent alcohol dehydrogenase has translation MKAVTWHGKRDIRVDTVADPALTEPDDVIVRITSSGICGSDLHLYEVMGPFLDPGDVLGHEPMGIVQEVGPQVTAVQPGDRVVVPFNVSCGTCFMCGQGLHSQCETTQVREQGSGAALFGYTKLYGQVPGGQAEYLRVPFGNQLPIKVPQGPPDDRFVYLSDVLPTAWQAVEYAAIPPGGSVAVLGLGPIGDMATRIAKHRGAERVFGLDLVPERLERASRNGIEAIDVRSADLLEQIRDRTDGRGPDAVIDAVGMEAHGSPVGKVAQQLTGLLPDALAAKLMRTAGVDRLHALHLAIELVRRGGTISVSGVYGGMADPLPMLTLFDKQIQLRMGQANVHRWVQDILPLLGDDDPLGTESFATHRVPLADAPRAYEMFQKKQDGAIKILLTP, from the coding sequence ATGAAAGCTGTGACCTGGCACGGGAAACGCGACATCCGCGTGGACACCGTGGCCGACCCGGCGCTCACCGAGCCCGACGACGTGATCGTGCGGATCACCTCATCCGGGATCTGCGGCTCGGACCTGCACCTGTACGAGGTGATGGGCCCGTTCCTGGACCCCGGCGACGTGCTCGGGCACGAGCCGATGGGCATCGTGCAGGAGGTCGGCCCGCAGGTGACCGCGGTCCAGCCGGGCGACCGGGTGGTGGTGCCGTTCAACGTCTCCTGCGGCACCTGCTTCATGTGCGGGCAGGGCCTGCACTCCCAGTGCGAGACCACCCAGGTCCGCGAGCAGGGCTCGGGCGCGGCACTGTTCGGCTACACCAAGCTCTACGGCCAGGTGCCCGGCGGGCAGGCGGAGTACCTGCGGGTGCCCTTCGGCAACCAGCTGCCGATCAAGGTGCCGCAGGGCCCGCCGGACGACCGGTTCGTCTACCTCTCCGATGTGCTGCCCACCGCGTGGCAGGCGGTGGAGTACGCGGCGATCCCGCCGGGCGGCAGCGTCGCGGTGCTCGGGCTCGGGCCGATCGGCGACATGGCCACCCGGATCGCCAAACATCGTGGCGCGGAACGGGTCTTCGGCCTGGACCTGGTGCCGGAACGGCTGGAACGGGCCAGCCGCAACGGGATCGAAGCCATCGACGTGCGCTCGGCCGACCTGCTGGAGCAGATCCGCGACCGCACCGACGGCCGCGGCCCGGACGCGGTGATCGACGCGGTCGGCATGGAGGCGCACGGTTCCCCGGTCGGCAAGGTCGCCCAGCAGCTCACCGGTCTGCTGCCGGACGCGCTGGCCGCCAAGCTGATGCGCACCGCGGGCGTGGACCGGTTGCACGCGCTGCACCTGGCCATCGAGCTGGTGCGGCGCGGCGGCACCATCTCGGTCTCCGGCGTCTACGGCGGCATGGCCGACCCGCTGCCGATGCTCACCCTGTTCGACAAGCAGATCCAGCTGCGCATGGGCCAGGCCAACGTGCACCGCTGGGTGCAGGACATCCTGCCGCTGCTGGGCGATGACGATCCGCTGGGCACCGAGTCCTTCGCCACCCACCGCGTCCCGCTGGCCGACGCGCCGCGCGCGTACGAGATGTTCCAGAAGAAGCAGGACGGCGCGATCAAGATCCTGCTGACGCCCTAG
- a CDS encoding VOC family protein codes for MPHLGLLTVLVRDYDEAIRFYTGALGFQLAEDVTLPTGARWVVVRPDGPGPTGILLALAADPVELGRIGTQTGQRVCAFLNTEDFARDHARMTAAGVKFLEEPRHEAYGTVAVFEDLYGNKFDLIQPA; via the coding sequence ATGCCGCATCTGGGCCTGCTCACCGTGCTGGTGCGCGACTACGACGAGGCGATCCGCTTCTACACCGGGGCACTGGGCTTCCAGCTCGCCGAGGACGTCACGCTGCCCACCGGCGCGCGCTGGGTGGTGGTGCGGCCGGACGGCCCGGGCCCCACCGGCATCCTGCTCGCGCTGGCCGCGGACCCGGTGGAGCTGGGCCGGATCGGGACGCAGACCGGGCAGCGGGTGTGCGCCTTCCTCAACACCGAGGACTTCGCCCGCGACCACGCCAGGATGACCGCGGCCGGGGTGAAGTTCCTGGAGGAGCCGCGGCACGAGGCCTACGGCACGGTCGCGGTGTTCGAGGACCTGTACGGCAACAAGTTCGACCTGATCCAGCCCGCCTGA
- a CDS encoding M28 family peptidase: protein MRSRLRRLLPVLLGAAVLLSGTPALAQSGGTGVPAVTYADVLPHLQAFQHIADANGGNRAHGTPGFRQSLDYVKARLDLAGFRTRIEKFRHEDKDGFNLIADWPGGDERRTAFLGAHLDSVPEGPGLNDNGSGSAALLTTALTVARKKLATDRHLRFAWWGAEEEGLIGSRHHVGKLSPAELDKIDFYLNFDMTATPKPSTMFVIDSGSPATALFQRYFQDRNLPVLEVGAGGGSDHTAFHDKGVATGGFMTPLDECYHKACDTLANLDPAVQTMSTNAIISAVWALAKDPAGAGDPYYPKDGNSGYQVEHYDVKIDYDPAKPDELTGDTTVTAVAQRDLELFHLDLNGFTVSETTVDGARAAHRREDEHELVITPKQRVRKGSTFKVRVRYAGKHGTQGWNPIAGGGFSAAGEPHSAASWYPANDHPSDKATFSLTATVPEGWTAVGNGKPGQTTKAGGRSTFRWHEDQPMATYLSTVAVDRFTLRTSTLKDGTPAIYAWGSGTTPAPESEALMQPMLDYFSKLYGPYPFSSTGGIIVNTTGGDLHALETQSRPTYTGGMWDVSMAHELTHQWFGNAVTVADWRNGCLNECVAQYANQLWEEHNGADLDKGFYRRVIEDNRDKPEFWNTRLYDPGPGKELHHALYDKGSAMMHALRRTIGDQAFFGLLKRWVREHNGGAASWPEFEALAQQVSGKDLRGFFDAWAHGTVIPAERYLYPKS from the coding sequence ATGCGATCCCGACTCCGACGGCTGCTCCCGGTGCTGCTGGGCGCCGCCGTCCTGCTCAGCGGCACCCCCGCGCTCGCCCAGTCCGGCGGCACCGGCGTGCCTGCCGTGACCTACGCCGACGTGCTGCCGCACCTGCAAGCCTTCCAGCACATCGCCGATGCCAACGGCGGCAACCGCGCGCACGGCACCCCCGGGTTCCGGCAGTCCCTGGACTACGTCAAGGCGCGGCTGGACCTGGCCGGATTCCGCACCAGGATCGAGAAGTTCCGGCACGAGGACAAGGACGGCTTCAACCTGATCGCCGACTGGCCCGGCGGCGACGAGCGGCGCACCGCGTTCCTCGGCGCGCACCTGGACAGCGTGCCCGAGGGCCCCGGCCTCAACGACAACGGCTCGGGCTCAGCCGCCCTGCTCACCACCGCGCTCACCGTGGCCAGGAAGAAGCTCGCCACCGACCGGCACCTCCGCTTCGCCTGGTGGGGCGCGGAGGAAGAAGGGCTGATCGGGTCCAGGCACCACGTCGGAAAGCTGTCCCCGGCCGAACTGGACAAGATCGACTTCTATCTGAACTTCGACATGACCGCCACGCCGAAGCCGAGCACCATGTTCGTGATCGACTCCGGCAGCCCGGCCACCGCGCTGTTCCAGCGGTACTTCCAGGACCGGAACCTGCCGGTGCTGGAGGTCGGCGCGGGCGGCGGCTCCGACCACACCGCCTTCCACGACAAGGGTGTGGCCACCGGCGGCTTCATGACCCCGCTGGACGAGTGCTACCACAAGGCCTGCGACACCCTGGCCAACCTGGACCCGGCGGTGCAGACCATGAGCACCAACGCCATCATCAGCGCGGTGTGGGCCCTGGCCAAGGACCCGGCCGGGGCCGGCGACCCGTACTACCCCAAGGACGGCAACTCCGGCTACCAGGTCGAGCACTACGACGTGAAGATCGACTACGACCCGGCCAAGCCGGACGAGCTGACCGGCGACACCACGGTCACCGCCGTCGCCCAGCGGGACCTGGAGCTGTTCCACCTGGACCTCAACGGGTTCACCGTCAGTGAGACCACAGTGGACGGTGCCCGCGCGGCGCACCGGCGCGAGGACGAGCACGAGCTGGTGATCACGCCGAAGCAGCGCGTCCGCAAGGGCAGCACGTTCAAGGTCCGCGTCCGGTACGCGGGCAAGCACGGCACGCAGGGCTGGAACCCGATCGCCGGCGGCGGCTTCAGCGCCGCGGGCGAACCGCACTCGGCCGCCAGCTGGTACCCGGCCAACGACCACCCCTCGGACAAGGCCACCTTCTCGCTGACCGCCACCGTGCCGGAGGGCTGGACCGCGGTCGGCAACGGCAAACCCGGCCAGACCACCAAGGCAGGCGGCCGCAGCACCTTCCGCTGGCACGAGGACCAGCCGATGGCCACCTACCTGAGCACCGTCGCGGTGGACCGGTTCACCCTGCGCACCAGCACGCTGAAGGACGGCACGCCCGCGATCTACGCCTGGGGCAGCGGCACCACCCCGGCGCCGGAGTCCGAGGCGCTGATGCAGCCCATGCTGGACTACTTCAGCAAGCTGTACGGCCCGTACCCGTTCAGCAGCACCGGCGGCATCATCGTCAACACCACCGGCGGCGACCTGCACGCGCTGGAGACGCAGAGCCGCCCCACCTACACCGGCGGCATGTGGGACGTCTCGATGGCGCACGAGCTGACCCACCAGTGGTTCGGCAACGCGGTCACCGTCGCCGACTGGCGCAACGGCTGCCTCAACGAGTGCGTCGCCCAGTACGCCAACCAGCTGTGGGAGGAGCACAACGGAGCCGACCTGGACAAGGGCTTCTACCGGCGGGTGATCGAGGACAACCGGGACAAGCCGGAGTTCTGGAACACCCGGCTGTACGACCCCGGCCCCGGCAAGGAGTTGCACCACGCGCTCTACGACAAGGGCTCGGCGATGATGCACGCGCTCCGCCGCACCATCGGCGACCAGGCATTCTTCGGGCTGCTCAAGCGCTGGGTCCGCGAGCACAACGGCGGCGCCGCGAGCTGGCCGGAGTTCGAGGCGCTGGCCCAGCAGGTCAGCGGCAAGGACCTGCGCGGCTTCTTCGACGCGTGGGCGCACGGCACGGTGATCCCGGCCGAACGGTACCTGTACCCGAAGAGCTAG
- a CDS encoding HAMP domain-containing sensor histidine kinase — translation MRTSLLARLLAASVLIAVCAVGATAWLAARTTTVAIQQEQGRALTDDAKIYDQLLGFAATHPEWSTVDTLVRELAASTGRRIALTTQDGTPLADTDPGKPLPAKASAVLDPLAVDRALAPGAPGDRIDPRAVGPFALPPAERDAVRRAAEAALPCVRQRAGSAELVTKPNGRTTIDTVNPLSVTGCSPLDLTKPGPAELAALNQLTGLFNDCLGRRGIGPLALRLDLSWYATRPAVAAPEEVLTGCLAAARKEQLDPFVAPPALLYLTTPSGAPATALDLSPANQARIAWVAALVLLFTVAVTVLAGLRLVRPLRALTGAAQRMKEGDAAARVRVTGRDEIARLAAAFNEMAESRARVEELRKAMVGDIAHELRTPLSNIRGWLEAAEDGVTQPDAALISFLLAESRQLQRIIDDLQDLAMADAGKLRVHPEQLRVADLLGALVAAHRAAAEAAGIQLESTVDGDPELWADPVRLRQALGNLVANAVRHTPEGGRVTVTARAEAEAVVFEVADTGSGISQEDLPQVFDRFWRAEKSRSRSSGGSGLGLAIVRQLARAHGGEVTATSEPGAGSTFTLRLPK, via the coding sequence GTGCGCACTAGCCTGCTCGCGCGGCTGCTGGCCGCCTCCGTGCTGATCGCGGTGTGCGCGGTCGGCGCCACCGCCTGGCTGGCCGCCCGCACCACCACCGTGGCCATCCAGCAGGAACAGGGCCGGGCGCTGACCGACGACGCCAAGATCTACGACCAGCTGCTGGGCTTCGCCGCCACCCACCCGGAATGGTCCACAGTGGACACCCTGGTGCGCGAGCTGGCCGCGAGCACCGGCCGCCGGATCGCGCTCACCACCCAGGACGGCACACCACTCGCCGACACCGACCCCGGCAAACCCCTGCCCGCCAAGGCCTCCGCCGTGCTCGACCCGCTCGCCGTGGACCGCGCGCTGGCCCCCGGCGCGCCCGGTGACCGGATCGACCCGCGCGCGGTCGGCCCGTTCGCGCTGCCCCCAGCCGAACGGGACGCGGTGCGCCGGGCCGCCGAGGCCGCGCTGCCCTGCGTGCGGCAGCGCGCCGGCTCGGCCGAACTGGTCACCAAACCCAACGGGCGCACCACCATCGACACGGTCAACCCGCTGAGCGTGACCGGCTGCTCCCCGCTCGACCTGACCAAACCCGGCCCTGCCGAGCTGGCCGCGCTGAACCAGCTCACCGGCCTGTTCAACGACTGCCTCGGCCGCCGCGGCATCGGCCCGCTCGCCCTGCGCCTGGACCTGAGCTGGTACGCCACCCGCCCGGCCGTGGCCGCCCCCGAGGAGGTCCTCACCGGCTGCCTCGCCGCCGCCCGCAAGGAACAGCTGGACCCCTTCGTCGCCCCACCCGCGCTGCTCTACCTCACCACCCCCAGCGGCGCCCCGGCCACCGCGCTCGACCTGTCCCCGGCCAACCAGGCCCGGATCGCCTGGGTGGCCGCGCTGGTGCTGCTGTTCACCGTCGCGGTCACCGTGCTCGCCGGGCTGCGCCTGGTCCGGCCGCTGCGCGCGCTCACCGGCGCGGCACAGCGGATGAAGGAGGGCGACGCCGCCGCGCGGGTGCGGGTCACCGGCCGGGACGAGATCGCCAGGCTGGCCGCGGCCTTCAACGAGATGGCGGAGAGCCGGGCGCGGGTGGAGGAGCTGCGCAAGGCCATGGTCGGCGACATCGCGCACGAGCTGCGCACTCCGCTGTCCAACATCCGCGGCTGGCTGGAGGCCGCCGAGGACGGCGTGACCCAGCCCGACGCGGCGCTGATCTCCTTCCTGCTGGCCGAGTCCCGGCAGCTGCAACGCATCATCGACGACCTGCAGGACCTGGCCATGGCCGATGCCGGGAAGCTGCGCGTGCACCCCGAACAGCTGCGGGTGGCCGACCTGCTGGGCGCGCTGGTCGCCGCGCACCGGGCCGCCGCCGAGGCCGCCGGGATCCAGCTTGAGTCCACAGTGGATGGTGATCCGGAGCTGTGGGCGGACCCGGTGCGGCTGCGGCAGGCGCTGGGCAACCTGGTGGCCAACGCGGTCCGGCACACCCCCGAGGGCGGCCGGGTCACCGTGACCGCGCGGGCCGAGGCGGAGGCGGTGGTGTTCGAGGTCGCCGACACCGGCTCCGGGATCAGCCAGGAAGACCTGCCGCAGGTCTTCGACCGGTTCTGGCGCGCGGAGAAGTCCCGCAGCAGGTCCTCCGGCGGCAGCGGGCTGGGCCTGGCCATCGTGCGCCAGCTCGCCCGCGCGCACGGCGGCGAGGTCACCGCCACCAGCGAGCCCGGCGCCGGCTCCACCTTCACCCTGCGCCTGCCGAAGTAG
- a CDS encoding aminoglycoside phosphotransferase family protein, whose protein sequence is MSQPAPAATGRRRAWSEVTAPLRAAVEHFLGAPVTEAVSQTGGFSPGVAARLRLADGRRVFVKAVDWHTNRFSAPMHRAEAIVSSGLSTMAPVPELLASFDQDGWTLLLFADIDGRQPSVPWLAGELDRVLAAVAELAGALTPCPLDVPTAQEKFAHNFTGWRRLAAEPDDRLDPWTRRNLDRLAELESHWPGAAAGNTLLHGDLRADNLLLTEDRVVVVDWPHACRGAAWIDLLALLPSVRMQGGPELDPVFLAHPVAATADPDAVNAVLAGLAGYFVRGALQPDPPGLPTLRAFQGAQGVTAVEWLRGRLGWS, encoded by the coding sequence ATGAGCCAGCCAGCCCCCGCCGCCACCGGTCGCCGCCGAGCCTGGTCCGAGGTGACCGCCCCGCTGCGCGCCGCGGTCGAGCACTTCCTCGGCGCGCCGGTGACCGAGGCGGTCAGCCAGACCGGCGGGTTCTCGCCGGGAGTGGCGGCGCGACTGCGGCTGGCCGACGGGCGGCGGGTGTTCGTGAAGGCGGTGGACTGGCACACCAACAGGTTCTCCGCGCCGATGCACCGGGCCGAGGCGATCGTCTCCAGTGGACTGTCCACAATGGCCCCGGTGCCGGAGCTGCTGGCCAGCTTCGACCAGGACGGCTGGACCCTGCTGCTGTTCGCCGACATCGACGGCAGGCAGCCCTCGGTGCCCTGGCTGGCCGGAGAGCTGGACCGGGTGCTGGCCGCGGTGGCCGAACTGGCCGGCGCGCTCACCCCCTGCCCCCTGGACGTGCCCACCGCGCAGGAGAAGTTCGCGCACAACTTCACCGGCTGGCGCAGGCTGGCCGCCGAACCCGACGACCGCCTCGACCCGTGGACGCGGCGGAACCTGGACCGGCTGGCCGAGCTGGAGTCGCACTGGCCCGGGGCGGCGGCCGGGAACACGCTGCTGCACGGCGACCTGCGCGCGGACAACCTGCTGCTGACCGAGGACCGGGTGGTGGTGGTCGACTGGCCGCACGCCTGCCGGGGCGCGGCCTGGATCGACCTGCTCGCGCTGCTGCCCAGCGTGCGCATGCAGGGCGGACCGGAGCTGGACCCGGTGTTCCTGGCCCATCCCGTCGCGGCGACGGCGGATCCGGACGCGGTGAACGCGGTGCTGGCCGGGCTCGCCGGGTACTTCGTCCGCGGCGCGCTGCAACCGGATCCGCCGGGCCTGCCGACCCTGCGCGCTTTCCAGGGCGCGCAGGGCGTCACGGCCGTCGAATGGCTGCGCGGCAGACTCGGCTGGAGCTAG
- a CDS encoding response regulator transcription factor codes for MCAHIVLAEDDEHQAELVRRYLERERHSVVVVGDGRAALAEVRRQLPDLLVLDVMLPRLDGLDVCRILRAESDLPVLMLTARSTEDDLLLGLDLGADDYMTKPFSPRELMARVRTLLRRGRTGRTEAEPVLTVGAVEVDPRRHEVRRDGELVECTPGEFRLLEALAAQPERVFTREQLLERLHGFDRYITSRTIDVHVMNLRRKLEPDPRKPVRLVTVYGVGYKLSDDTERRGAH; via the coding sequence ATGTGCGCACACATCGTGCTCGCCGAGGACGACGAGCACCAGGCCGAGCTGGTTCGCCGCTACCTGGAACGCGAGCGGCACTCGGTCGTGGTGGTCGGCGACGGGCGCGCCGCGCTGGCCGAGGTCCGGCGGCAGCTGCCCGACCTGCTGGTGCTCGACGTGATGCTGCCGCGGCTGGACGGGCTGGACGTGTGCCGGATCCTGCGCGCGGAGTCCGACCTGCCGGTGCTGATGCTCACCGCCCGCTCCACCGAGGACGACCTGCTGCTCGGCCTGGACCTGGGCGCGGACGACTACATGACCAAGCCGTTCAGCCCGCGCGAGCTGATGGCCAGGGTGCGCACCCTGTTGCGCCGAGGCCGGACCGGCCGGACGGAAGCCGAACCGGTGCTGACGGTCGGCGCGGTCGAGGTCGACCCCCGGCGGCACGAGGTGCGCCGCGACGGGGAGCTGGTGGAATGCACGCCGGGGGAGTTCCGGCTGCTGGAAGCCCTTGCCGCGCAACCGGAACGCGTCTTCACCAGGGAACAGCTCCTCGAGCGCCTGCACGGGTTCGACCGCTACATCACCAGCCGCACCATCGACGTGCACGTGATGAACCTGCGCCGCAAGCTCGAACCCGATCCGCGCAAACCCGTCCGGCTGGTCACCGTCTACGGCGTGGGCTACAAGCTCTCCGACGACACCGAGCGCCGCGGTGCGCACTAG